In Microvirga sp. 17 mud 1-3, the genomic window CCTCGCGGCCGTTGCGCAAAGCAACCACGCGCTCCCACTCCTTGGGGTAGGGACGCACGGCGAAGCGGGGATGCCCCCTCGCCTTGCGGGTCTCGGCCGCAACCGCGATGCGCGCATCCACGGCAATGACGCCATCCTGGTCGGCGAGGAGCGGATTGATGTCGATCTCGCGAATGTCCGGCAGGTCGGCGGAGAGCTGCGCGATCTTCACCAGGACGAGCGCAATAGCCCGCTCGTCCGCCGCCGGCACGTCGCGATAGCCCTTGAGGATCCGCGATACGCGGGTGCGCGAAATCAGGTCGTGCGCGAGCTTGAGATCGAGGGGCGGCAGCGCGAGGGCCTTGTCGTTGATGACCTCCACGGCCGTTCCACCGCGTCCGAAGAGCACGACGGGTCCGAAGGACGGATCGTCCGCGAGACCGACGATCAGTTCCCGCGCCTTGGCGCGCCGCACCATCGGCTGGACCGTGACGCCCTTCACCACTGCCTCGGGCCGCAGGCGCGCCGCCCGTTCGAAGATATCGACCGCCGCCTTCCTGACCGCCTCCTCGGTCGTGAGGTCGAGCTTCACGCCGCCGATATCGGATTTGTGCACGATATCGGGCGAGAGGATCTTCACCGCCACCGTTCCGCCTTCGGCGATGATCGGCCGTGCGGCCGCCGCGGCCTCGTCCGGCGTCCGCGCCAGATGCACGGGGGCAACCGGGATGTCGTAGGCCCTGAGCAGGGCATTGGTCTCGAGCGGATCGAGCCAGTGACGGTTCTCGGCGAGCACGCCCTTGACGATGGCCTGTGCGGCGGCCGTGTCGGGCACGAAGTCCTTCGGAAGGCTGTCCGGCGTCTCCATGAGCTCGGTCTGCGCCTCGCGGTAGCGGACGAGCTGCATGAAGCCGCGCACCGCGTCCGCCTCCGTGGCGAAATGCGGAATGCGCAGCTCCTCGAAGACCCGCGCCGATTCCGGATCCTCGCCGATCCAGGCCGCGAAGACGGGTTTCTGCACGAAACCGTTGGCACGGGCGCGCCGGACGGTGTCCGCAATGGCCGCCGCGGCCTTGGGCGCATCCGTCACGGCCGTGGGAACGTTGAGGATGAGGATCGCGTCGTTGTCCGGATCCGTGAGCAAGGCTTCGAGCGCGACCGCATAGCGGGCGGGATCCGCATCTCCGATGATGTCCACCGGGTTCGAATGCGACCAGGTGGCGGGCAGCACCGCATCGAGCTTGCGGCGCGTCTCGTCCGAGAGGCCTGCCAGCGTACCGCCGAGATCGATGAGCCGGTCGACCGCGAGCACGCCGACCCCACCGCCATTCGTCAGAACGGCGAGGCGGTTGCCTGGGAACGGCTTCTGGCGCCCCAGGGTCTCGGCCGCCGCGAAGAGCTGGTCGAGGTCGAGCACCCGTAGCACTCCCGCCCTGCGGAACGCGGCTTCGAACACGGCATCGGAGCCCGCCATGGCGCCCGTATGCGTGGCGGCCGCCTGAGCGCCTTGCGCATGGCGGCCGGCCTTGATGGCCACCACCGGCTTGGTGCGCGCCGCAGCGCGGGCCGCCGACATGAACTTCTGCGCGTTGTCGATGGATTCGATGTACAGGAGGATCGCGCGTGTCCCGGCATCGCGCGAGAAGTAATCGAGGCAGTCGCTGAAATCGACGTCGATCTTATCGCCGAGGGATACGATGGCCGAGAAGCCCACATTGCGCTGGGCGGCCCACTCCACGAGCCCGGCCGCGACGGCGCCAGACTGGGACACCAACGCCAGATCTCCGGCCAGGGCCCCGCGGGCCGCGAAGCTGGCATTGAGCTTCGCCCGCGGCGCGATGACCCCGATGCAGTTCGGCCCGACGAGGCGCAGACCATGGCGCCGTGCGGCCAGGCGGACCTTCTCGGAGAGGGATCCCGGCCCGTAGCCGAGGCCCGAGGTCGCGATCACGGCCGCGGCCACGCCGCAGCGGCCCGCCTCCTCGATCACCCCGCGCACGCTGGGCGGCGGCACCGCGACCACGATGAGGTCCGGCACCTCGGGAAGCTTGGAGATGGAGGGAAAGCACGCCCTGCCCTCGATCTCCCGATGATGCGGATTGACCGGATGCACAGGCCCAGCGAAGCCGCCCTGGATGAGATTGTGCAGGAAGGTGAGCCCCAGCGACCCGGCGCGGGGGCTTGCGCCGATCACGGCAACGGAGCGGGGCGCGAAGAGCTGGTCGAGGCGATAGGTGGACATGGGCTTTCCGTCGTCTCGTGGCGGGCTGGGAACAACACCTAGGGCACTTTGGCGGAATATCCGAGCCTCAATTTGTCTTTGAGGAGAGCAGATGTCCCACGTCCCGGCTCTCTCCGGCGTTACACCCGGGGCGTCTCGAATTCCATGAAAAGCAGCTCTTCGTCGTAGAATGTGTCGCCGACGCGCAGGGCCTTGCGCTCGATCCCATAGGGCCGGAAGCCGAGCTTGTGGTAGGTACGACGGGCGCCCGTGTTGGAAAGACCGACGGCCGCCTCGAGCACGATGACGTGTGCGGCCGCGTGGGTGACGACTTGCCGGACAAGGGCCTCGCCGAGCCCCTGCCCGCGCAGGTCCGGCTGGACATAGACACCCCACATCACGCCCTTGTGCCGGGCCTTCAGACGGCCCTGGACCGCGAAGCCCGCCATTCCGACGAGCCGCTCTCCGGACCAGCCCCCGAAGATCCGGCCGGGGCCGCTCTCGGGGATCATGGCGCGGAAATCGTCGAGGCTGCGGGCCACCTCCTCCTCATAGCTAGACCCGAAGGCCTCGGGCACACCGGCGAGCGCTTCCAGCCGCAGATCCCGGAAGGCCCGGGCATCGGACGGAACGAGAGGGCGCAGGGAAAGAGGCGGAGGGTTCGGTTGTGCCATGGGCCTGTGTGGAGTGACGAAGCGGAAAGGCGAGCTTGGCCCGTCCCGCGGCTCGCGATCAAGCCCACGCGGGGAACGAAAACTCAAGCTTCCCACAGATAGCGGATGTCGGGCTCCTTCTCGTCGTTCCCGGACCCGTCGGTGAATTCAGCCGGGACAAAGCCATGCCGCTCGTAGAAGCGCCGGGCCTGCGCGTTCTTCTGGAAGGTCCAGAGCTGGAGACGGCTGCTCCCCTCCCGCACGGCCTGCAGCAGGGCCGATCCGACGCCCCGAGAGTGCCAGGCGGGGTCCACATAGAGATGGTCGAGCCAATCGCCGCACAGAGCCGCATAGCCGATGAACTTTCCGTCCGCTTCCGCGAGCCAGACGATGCTTCGGGGAAGCACGAGGTCCCGGAAGAAGGCCAAGTCCTCCTCTGGCGTGTGGAGATCCGGCAGATAGGGAAGGCACGCCTCACGCACCGCACGGTGCAGCCGAGCCACCGCCGGCATATCGGCCGGAGCGGCGCGGCGCAGGAAGAAGCGCGAAGCTCCTTCGGTCACTCGGCCAGCACCCGCGTCGGCGGGAAGATCACCTCCACGAGGGTGCCCTCGTTGGGGCTGCTCGAAATCTGCAGCGCGCCCCGGTTCGCCTCGACCAAGGCCTTGGTCAGGGGCAGGCCGAGCCCCGTGCCGCCGCGCTTGCGTGCCGTTGCCAGCTGCCGGAACGGCTCGAGGGCGGCCTGGATCTCCTTCTCGGTCATGCCGATGCCGGTATCGCGGACCCGGAACGCCACCTCGCCCCGGTCGGTCAGGGCCGTGGAGACGATCACCTGCCCGCCCGCATCCGTAAACTTGATCGCATTCGACACGAGGTTGAGGACGATCTGGCGCATGGAGCGCTCGTCCGCCACCACGGGCGGCAGCTTCTCCGGAAAGCTGGTGCGCACGACGATCCGGTCCCGCGCCGCCTGGGGCTGCAGCAGCGTCACGCAGGCTGAGACGAGACCGTTCAGCCCCACACTCGTGAAGGCGAGCTCCATGCGCCCGGCCTCGACCTTGGCGAGGTCGAGCAGATCGTTCACAAGGCTGATGACATGCGCGCCGGAGGCGTGGATGTCCTTGAGATATTCCTTGTAGCGGTCGATGCCGACGGGCCCGAACCGCTCCTCCAGCATGACCTCGGCAAAGCCCAGAATGGCATTGAGGGGCGTGCGGATCTCGTGGCTGATCTTGGCGAGCAGGTCAGACTTCTGGGCGCTCGCCTCCTCGGCGGCGCGCTTGGCGCCCACGAGCTCGCCTTCCGCCTTCTTGAAGGCCGTGATGTCTCGCAGGACCGCGCAGAATTTCCGGCCCGGCCCGTCATGGACCCGGCCCATGGTCATGAAGAGCGGGATCGTTCCGCCCTGGCGCACCCGCCCCTGGACCTCGCGTCCGTCGTTGAGCAGGCTCTGGACGCCGGGCGAGCGCAAACCTTCGAGATAATCGAGGGCGACGATATGGCTTTCCGGCGCGAGGAGAACCGTGATCGCATCTCCCACCACCTCGCCCTGGTCGTAGCCGAACAGGGCCTCGGCCGAGCGGTTGAGGGACACGATGCGGCCGGTCTCGTCGAGAACGATCACTCCGTCGGTCGCGGTGTCGAGGATCGATTCCAGCTCCTGCATCCGGCCTTCGCGCAGGCGCAGCTCCGCCTCAAGAACCGGAAGACGACGGTCGGCCTCCGTGTCCTGGATCCGGCGGATCGTCATGAGATCGGCAGGTTCCCCGTTCCACTCGGCCTTGGCCCGGCGCACCTCGACCGGTACGCTCTCGCCCTGCCGGGTCGCAATCGCCCGGGGCGAGCCCTCCTGCTCCCGGCCGGAAGGCGCAGGAGAGCTGCCGAAAAGGCCCGCGATGCCGCCGGCCGCCAGATCGGCTCCGGTCTCGTGGCCGGCAAGGTCGAGCAGGCTGCGATTAGCGAACAGGATCTCGTTGCCCCGATGGACAAGCACGCCGATGGGCAGGCGGTCGAGCACCCTGTCCCCGTCGAGGGTCGGCGGGACCGCAGGCGCGGGCTCCGCTGGGGCCGGCTCCTGTTCGGATGCCGGCGGAGGCACGACGTCACGCGGCGGTTCCTCGGCCTCGAAACGCGCCCCGAGGGCGCGGGCAATCTCGCGGAAGGCGCTGCGCTCCGCATTCGACAGTCCCATTTCGGAACGGGCCGGAACAACGGAAGCTTCCGCAGGCGCGGGAATCTCCGGCGCAGCCTCGTCCGTCCCCAGCTCGGCCAGGGTTGCCGCGACCGTCTCGCGCAGGCGCTCGAACAGAACCTCGTCGTGGCTGCGGATTTCCTCAGCGGGGGACAGATCCGGCGCCCCTCCGTCCATCTGAGGATCCGGCTCGCTCTCCGTCGCTGGAGCGGCAGGCGCCGCCCGCTCGCGGACGGCGTCCATGCGCACAAGGCCGAAGCCCCTGAAGCCGACAAGCGTCCGCTGCGGTCCGAAGACCGGCATGCCGGCCCAATCGACCGGGACCTGTCGGTCGGAGCCGTCCATGTTCCACAGGATTGTCCGGGCGCTCCAGGTCTCGCGCCGCGCGAAGAGCGATGCGATCTCCTGGCCGGGATCCTCCGCGAGAGACCCTGCCACCTCGTCCCAGGTCATTCCAACGATGCGGGAGGATTCGGGGCCGACCGCCTCGGCCAGGCCCGCTGATACGTCCAGGAAGCGGGTCTCGGGATCGGTCCGCCAGACGAACCGGATCGGGCCGCGCCGGTCGCCGCTCTGCCTAGGCTCCTCCCCGGCTGCCGGATGCGTCTTTTCGGTCTGGGGTGCTTTCTCCCGAACAGGACGACCATAGGCGCGCGGAAGCGAGCCGACGACGGCCGTGACGAGGACGGTCTCGCCATCGAGATCCGTCAGTCGGCAGGCGCAGGTCACGGGCGGCGACAGGCCAGCCGGGTCGAGGCGCAGGCGTTCGAGCCGCGTCCCGTTCCTGGGGGCGAGACCGCCGCCCAAGGCCCTCAGGCGGCTCCTGGCCTGAAGGGCCGGAAAAACGACGCCGGTTTCATTAGCGAGGACCCACCGCAGGCCTGACGCGGCCGATGATGCCCAGAGGAGCCTATCTCCCGCCTGGCTCCAGACGAGCACGGCCGTCTCCGGCCCGGCGGGAAATGCCGAGGCCGGGTCGGCGGCAAGCCGCGCCAGCATTCTTTCGAACCGGTCCGGAGCACCCGTCATGAACGGCCTCGACCTTTCACTCCATTCGCCGCGGGACATAAAGCGGCGGCTTCGCATTATCGGATAATGGGGCCTGTGCCTGAACTCCTAAATCTCTTTACTTCGTGATAACCTTAATGAATAGGCACGGCCTTGATCTTGATTTTGCGCTGCACAATGTGATATTGCACTGCACAACAGCCTTAACAGGAGCGATCCATGGCGACCAACCAGACGACGGGTTACGAGATTCCGGAAGAGATGCGCGATTTCGCCGAAAAGAGCGTCGAGCAGGCCCGCAAGGCCATGGACGGCTTCCTCGGCGCCGCGCAGAAGACGGTCGATACCTTCGAGGGATCGGCGAACACCGCCCAGGCGAGCATGAAGGACGCGACCCGCAAGACCCTCACCTATGCGGAGCTGAACATCGCGGCCGCCTTCGACCTCGCGCAGAAGATGGTGCGGGCCAAGAACGTCCAGGAAGCCATGCAGTATCAGGCTGAGTTCGTGCGCTCGCAGGTCGAATCCATGCAGACCCAGATGCGCGAATTCGGCACCATGGCCCAATCGGCCATGAAGCACACCACCACCAAGAAGTAAGACCTGCCAAGCGAGGACGTGGCCATGGCCGACGCGAAGAAAGCACGCGCCCCGCGTGCCAGGAAGCAAGCCTCCGCCCCGAAGCCCGGGCCGGAACTCGCCCTTGAGACGGCGCGGAGCGAACCGGTCTCCGAGACTCATCCTGCCCATGCGGCTGTGGAAACCCCGCTCCAGTCTCACACGAGCACGGACCGGATGGGAGAGCCGATGCAGTTCTCCCGCTTCGGCCAGGAGCGCACGGAGGCTCTGAGGCATGCTTTGAGCGAGGCCGCCCTGGCCACCGCTCACGGTGCCCTCGAGGTCAACGACAAGATCATCGCGGCCATGCAGCGCCAGAGCGAGACCGCCATCGACCTGTGGCGCTCCGCCATCGACGCGCCGCATCCGGCGGAGGCGCTGCGCCTCCACACGGACAGGTCCCGCCAGGCCTATGAAGCGGCGACCGCCCAGTGGAAGGACATCGCGGAGGCGACGACGCGCTGGTTCCAGCGGAGCCTGGAGCCCTTCCACTCCGTGCTGGCCGACCGCACCCGCTGAGACCTGTGCCCGTGGGCCTCAGGGCCCGCGGCACCTGTTCCCCGCCGCCGGAACATGCAGTATGGCTCGGCCATGACCGGCCGTGCCCCTTCTCGTCCTGTTCCTGCCGTGATCGCCGTCGTCCTGCGCGGCGACCATGTGCTTCTCGTGCGGCGCGCCAACCCGCCCGATGCGGGCCTGTGGGGATTCCCGGGCGGCAAGATCGAATATGGCGAAACCGTCGCGGACGCTGCCCTGCGCGAACTGCAGGAGGAAACCGCCATTGCGGCGCAGGCGGGCGAGGTTCTCGCGACCCTCGACATTCTCGACCGCGACGAGGGCGGCCATCTCCGACACCACTACATCCTGATCGCCGTCCGCTGCATCCTCGTGTCCGGTGAGCCCCTGGCCGGGGACGATGCGCTCGAGGTGCGCTGGTTTCCGGTTTGTCAGCTCGATCCCGCGCGCCTGCCCATGAGCGCCGATGTAGACACGATCGCGCGCCTTGCGCTGCAGGCCTCACCGGCGTGACCGCCCGAGCCTTGCCGTTTGCCGAAACGAAAGGGCCCTGCCGGGAAGGCAGGGCCAAGGTCTCGTTGTCTCTCGCTTCCGGCCTTAAAGCCGTCGGGTCGACGCAATCTCCGCATGGGGAGCCCTTACGGTCAAGCTTTCCAGGCCCGCTATAGTTGATGAAAAGTAAACGTTTACAGATCGGAAAGCATATCGGTAAGTGAAACTTGGTAGTCTATTGCAATATTATTCACATCGCTCTTATCTTCCGCCCGACAGGCACTTCAAGCCTTGCGCTTTTGGTCCTCAAGCACGGAAAAAAGTGATGCGTACCTCTCTCCTTGGACTGATTACCGGAACTGCAGCCCTGGCCATCACGGCCGCGACCGCCCAGGCCGCCGACCTGCCCGCGCGTTATTCCCCTGCCCCGGCCTATGAAGCCATGCCGGCCTTCACCTGGACGGGCTTCTATGTGGGCGCGAATGTCGGCTACGGCTGGAGCACCGGCAGCAGCCGCTATTTCGATCCCGCCTTCGGCTATGCGGGCGGCGGCAAGAGCGGCGGCTTCGTAGGCGGCGGTCAGGCCGGCTACAATTACCAGTTCGGCATGTTCGTCCTCGGCGCCGAGACCGACATCCAGTACGCGGCCGTCGGCAACAAGGGTGCGTCCTACGGCCTGTACTATTATTCGGGCAATTCGGACGGCTATTTCGGCACGATCCGCGCTCGCGCCGGTGTCGCTTTCGACCGCGCCCTCGTCTATGCCACGGGCGGCTTCGCCTATGGCGATATCGGCGGCAACATGGCCTTCGATCCCCTACTCGGCTATCGCCGGAGCGACAGCACCCATGGCGGCTGGACCGTCGGCGGCGGCGTGGAATATGCCGTGTCGGGCAACATTTCGGCCAAGGTCGAGGGCCTTTACGTGAACCTCGATACGCGCAGCAACTATGTGGGCAGCGCCTACGGCGTGCGCCGCGACACCGAGTTCGGCGTCCTCCGGGCCGGCGTGAACTACAAGTTCAACTGACGCTTTTCGCGCTCAGGCAAAGACAGGGGCTCGGCATCGCCGGGCCCTTTTCCGTTTGGGGGACGCAAAACGGCAATCCTCCGGCAACCGAAGGCGCCTATGCTCCCGGGCGAATCCCCGCATCCGACCGGACGGCGGGCGTCCTGGAGGAGACTTTCGTGAAGAAGCTGGCTGCTGTCGCCGGACTGGCATTGCTGAGCGCCGGATGCGCCTATCCCCCGCCAGGGGAGCTGGCCATGACCTGCACCGACTATATCGGCCGGCCGATCTCGGACCGGATCGCCGCCTACGGACCGCCGCAGACGGTCGTGAGGCTCAGCCCCACGGAGGTCGGCTACACCTTCTTCACGAAGACGACGACCTATTCTGGGGGCGAGGTCTATTACACGACGAACTACATGGTGGGCGTCGATACTCATCGCATGCCGGTCTATGCGACCACGACCACCTGCCAGGGCACCTTCATCACCCGCGCCCTTTCTGACGCCATCCCGATCGAGCAGCGCATCATCGTGGATGTCAGGAACTAGAACGGTTCTTGCGCGCTGTCCTCTTTGCGGGCATGCCGCCCTCGCTTGATATGCCGGGACGGCAATCTCGCCCATTGGAACAGGTCGCTCGCATGATGAAGCCACGGCCCCTCGCCGGATATCTTCCCGCCGCAGCCCTGGCGCTCCTTGCGAGCGCCATCTGGCCGATCGCCAGCGCCTGGAGCCAGGAAGGTGAAGACAGCCCCTTTGCGGACGCGGACATGCAGCCGGGGCGGCAGGCCCGCTGCAGCGAGGTCGCTGCCCTGATCGAAGGACGGGAGACGGGGCAGCAGCGGGTGGATTTCAGCGTCGTCGGGAGCTTGGCCCTGGTCCATCACGACGGTACCCTCGCGTATCTCGGGCTCTGTGGAACACCGCCCGAGCCCAAGGTGCTTTGCGTGACCTACCAGACGAACGGCATGCAGGTGGGCGACAAGGTCATCGTCACGGGCGGCTTCAGCAAGCCCAGCCCTGATTACGTTCTTCTCGATCCTTGCCTGGCCTCGCGCCCCGAAGCGGGCGGCGAATAGGCGGCCTCATTCCCCGGCCTGGGAGATGGCGACCACATTCCGGCCCGACGCCTTGGCTTGGTAAAGCGCGAGGTCGGCGTCGCGGATGAGCCGGTTGACGGTCACGTTCCGGGCTGTGGCACAGCCGACGCTGACGGTGGCCGAAACCCGATGACCCAGGACGGTCTGGGCCGCGCCCGCGAAAGCCCGCCGGACCTCCTCCGCCAAAGCCTCGGCCTTCTGCCTTGGGATCGGAAGGATGGCGGCGAACTCCTCCCCGCCCATGCGGCCGAACGAGCCCTTCGGCAGGTGGGTGGCGAGAATCCGGCCGAACAGGGTCAGGATATGGTCGCCCACCTCGTGCCCGTAGCTGTCATTGACCTTCTTGAAATTATCGAGGTCGAAAAGCAGGCAGGTGGCGGCCTTGCCCTCCAGCCTGCGGAGCAGGTCAGTCGCATTGCGGAAGACGGCCCGCCGGTTCGGAATTCCCGTAAGGGGATCGACCAGGGCGGCCCGCTTATGCTCTTCCTCCACCTGCTCCTTCGCCATGGACAGGAACACGAAAGCCGCCACCGGCGTGAAGAGGACCAGGAACATCCCCATATTGGCGGACCACCGCATCACCAGCACGTCGATCCAGCCGATGCCTGTCGTCGCAAAGACCAGAATGCTCCGGAAGGCATGAAAAACCGTCAGGAGCAGCAGGAGCGCGATGGCCACCCGCTGGGAGACCAGCACCTGCCGCGCATGCCGCCACAACTCCCATGCGGAGAGAAGCGTGTAGAACTCGCAGATGAGAGACACGACCAGGAGCCGCATCTCGAACCGATCCTGGATGAGCGGAAACAGCGCGGTCCAGACGACCAGCCCCGGCAGGGTCACCAGAAAGAGACGGGAGCGCCCGTTGAAGGCCCGGCATCCCGCATAGAGGATGCCGTAGACCAGCGTCATGACGGCGTTCGACACATAGAGAACCGAGGGACTGACCGGCACTAGGCCGAGGCTGACGAGCCCCATGCCGAAAGGGACGAGGCAAAAGGCCGTCCCCCACAAGGCCAGCGCCTTGACGTTCCGGTTCAGGAGCCAGGAGAACAGCAGCAGCAGCCCGAGCACCCCCGTGAGGGTCAGGAAGGCGAAACCGAGGGTGGCGGGATCGAGCTTCATGAAATGGCGACACCGTCCCATGCCGGAGCGCCCGACCGTTGGTTCTCTCCGCTCCGGTTCGTCGCTCTCATGAATTGTCCCACCATCGGAAAGAATCCTCGAGGTAGCGAACAGGGCCCACAGCCTCGGGACTGTGCGTCATGTGCACGGAAATGATACCTTGCGCAACCGGAAGGCCCGCTTCTTGGCAGAAGAAGCCGCCCCAGATCTTGCACTCTCTTAACGAACTCTTTTCCCGACGGCCGCTTAAGCTTAGGTTTTTGCGGCCAGAGCACTGACTTACGTTATGTCATTCGGATTACACAGGAATGCGGATGCCACAGCTGCGGTCGCGGTGCCACCGAAGAACCGGATGCAAGCCCGATCGTTATCGTGGATGATGCCGTCTGGCGTCCGGCCCGGCGGCATCCTGCCGCGGGGTCTCGGCGCCCAACCTCAGCGAGTTTCATGAGCAGACAGACCAAGAGCGTCGCCATTCCGCCGAACGAGGCCGCCATCGTGACGGCGAGCAACATGACGGAGCTGGAGCTGGTTCTCCCGGATCTCAGCGACGATGATCTTCCCGAGATCCCGACCTTTCTCGTCGCCTGCGCCATGCGCTTCCACAGCGATCCGCAATTCGTCCAGGAGCAGCTCGACTGGCTGGCCCGGATGCGGGAAGCGGACGTGGACGAGGGGCTGAAGCCGGACGAGCTCAACGCCTCCAACGACGACTGACCTTTACGACCGCTTCCCCTGCTTCAACGCGAGGAGGCGTTGAGCCGCGATGCCACCGGGCGTCCCGGCGGAGACACGGTCGTGCAGCCGCTCGATCTGCTGCTGCTGGAGCCGCAGAAGAGCCTGCAAGCCGTCGATCCGGGCGCGGAGCAGACGGGCTTCGTGGAGCCGGTCGAGGACACCCGTGAGGGCGGGGCGTCCCGAGGCCTCGGTGGAATCGTTCATCGGTGCTGATGCAAGTGGACAGGAGGGACCCGAAGGCCCGCCATCATCTGACGCGAAATGAGGTAATTTGACGGCCACGCTTCCCCGAAGGGGCGGACGTTTCAGCGCAGATGACCGGAAGATGGTACAGCCGCCCCGGCTCGAACGGGGGACCCCCAGATCCACAATCTGGTGCTCTAACCAACTGAGCTACGGCTGCACACGGGGCAGGGTGTAATCGCCCGGGCGATCAATTTCAAGGCTTCTTTGCACCCGTCGCGTCAAAAACGAAACGGCGGGCCGAAGCCCGCCGCTTGATGGCCGTTTGGCCGGAAAAGAAGCCTTCCGGGCCTTATTCTGCAGAGGCGCCAGCGGCCTTGAGGACGGGCGTCCAGCGTGCCACCTCGGATTCCACGAGCTTCTGGAGCGCCGCGGGGGTACGCTCCTCCTTCGAGGGAATCACGCCGCCGAGGTCCAGGAGGCGCTTGCGGGTGTTCTCGTCGTCCAGGGACTTCACCAGGGCGTCGTTGAGCTTGGCCACGATTTCGGGCGGGGTGCCCTTGGGTGCGAACACGGCGTTCCAGGCGCTGACTTCATAATCCGGCAGGCCTGCCTCCTTCGTGGTCGGCACGTTCGGCAAAGCGGGCGAGCGCTCCGGCGTCGCGATGGCATAGGCCTTGATGTTGCCGCCGAGGATCTGCGGCGCGACGTTGACGATCTGGTCGGTCATGTAATCGACCGTGTTGGCCATCAGGTCGTTCAGGGCCGGGCCCGTGCCGCGATAGGCCACCATGGTGGGCTTCACCTTGACCACCGAGTTGAAGAAGATGCCGGTGGAATGGGACACGGAGCCCACGCCCGCATGGGCCATGTTCACCTTGTCGGCATTGGCCTTCATGTAGTCGAGGAAGCCCTTGAGGTCGTTGGCTGGGAAGTCCTTCTTGGCCACGATCACGATGGGCGTACCGGCCGCCAGGCCGATGGGCGCGAAGTCTTTGGCCGGGTCGTATTTCAGGTTCGGGTAGAGGGCCGGCGCGGCCCCATGGGTGCCCATGTGCCCCATCATGATCGTGTAGCCGTCGGGCTGGGACTGGGCGCCGCGGGTGATGCCGGTGGTGCCGCCGGCGCCC contains:
- a CDS encoding bifunctional acetate--CoA ligase family protein/GNAT family N-acetyltransferase, which produces MSTYRLDQLFAPRSVAVIGASPRAGSLGLTFLHNLIQGGFAGPVHPVNPHHREIEGRACFPSISKLPEVPDLIVVAVPPPSVRGVIEEAGRCGVAAAVIATSGLGYGPGSLSEKVRLAARRHGLRLVGPNCIGVIAPRAKLNASFAARGALAGDLALVSQSGAVAAGLVEWAAQRNVGFSAIVSLGDKIDVDFSDCLDYFSRDAGTRAILLYIESIDNAQKFMSAARAAARTKPVVAIKAGRHAQGAQAAATHTGAMAGSDAVFEAAFRRAGVLRVLDLDQLFAAAETLGRQKPFPGNRLAVLTNGGGVGVLAVDRLIDLGGTLAGLSDETRRKLDAVLPATWSHSNPVDIIGDADPARYAVALEALLTDPDNDAILILNVPTAVTDAPKAAAAIADTVRRARANGFVQKPVFAAWIGEDPESARVFEELRIPHFATEADAVRGFMQLVRYREAQTELMETPDSLPKDFVPDTAAAQAIVKGVLAENRHWLDPLETNALLRAYDIPVAPVHLARTPDEAAAAARPIIAEGGTVAVKILSPDIVHKSDIGGVKLDLTTEEAVRKAAVDIFERAARLRPEAVVKGVTVQPMVRRAKARELIVGLADDPSFGPVVLFGRGGTAVEVINDKALALPPLDLKLAHDLISRTRVSRILKGYRDVPAADERAIALVLVKIAQLSADLPDIREIDINPLLADQDGVIAVDARIAVAAETRKARGHPRFAVRPYPKEWERVVALRNGREAFVRPVRPEDEEEFRRFFEQVTPEDLRLRFFAPVRDFSHTFLARLTQIDYARAIAFVAFDRETGEMMGAVRLHADANHETGEYAILLRSDLKGIGLGWSLMRMMIEWAKVEGLRVIEGQVLRENATMLDMCRQLGFSIRNDPHDPDLRVVTLPVAEFSDMALLPA
- a CDS encoding phasin family protein, yielding MADAKKARAPRARKQASAPKPGPELALETARSEPVSETHPAHAAVETPLQSHTSTDRMGEPMQFSRFGQERTEALRHALSEAALATAHGALEVNDKIIAAMQRQSETAIDLWRSAIDAPHPAEALRLHTDRSRQAYEAATAQWKDIAEATTRWFQRSLEPFHSVLADRTR
- a CDS encoding GNAT family N-acetyltransferase; protein product: MAQPNPPPLSLRPLVPSDARAFRDLRLEALAGVPEAFGSSYEEEVARSLDDFRAMIPESGPGRIFGGWSGERLVGMAGFAVQGRLKARHKGVMWGVYVQPDLRGQGLGEALVRQVVTHAAAHVIVLEAAVGLSNTGARRTYHKLGFRPYGIERKALRVGDTFYDEELLFMEFETPRV
- a CDS encoding phasin, which translates into the protein MATNQTTGYEIPEEMRDFAEKSVEQARKAMDGFLGAAQKTVDTFEGSANTAQASMKDATRKTLTYAELNIAAAFDLAQKMVRAKNVQEAMQYQAEFVRSQVESMQTQMREFGTMAQSAMKHTTTKK
- a CDS encoding GNAT family N-acetyltransferase, with protein sequence MTEGASRFFLRRAAPADMPAVARLHRAVREACLPYLPDLHTPEEDLAFFRDLVLPRSIVWLAEADGKFIGYAALCGDWLDHLYVDPAWHSRGVGSALLQAVREGSSRLQLWTFQKNAQARRFYERHGFVPAEFTDGSGNDEKEPDIRYLWEA
- a CDS encoding ATP-binding protein; this translates as MTGAPDRFERMLARLAADPASAFPAGPETAVLVWSQAGDRLLWASSAASGLRWVLANETGVVFPALQARSRLRALGGGLAPRNGTRLERLRLDPAGLSPPVTCACRLTDLDGETVLVTAVVGSLPRAYGRPVREKAPQTEKTHPAAGEEPRQSGDRRGPIRFVWRTDPETRFLDVSAGLAEAVGPESSRIVGMTWDEVAGSLAEDPGQEIASLFARRETWSARTILWNMDGSDRQVPVDWAGMPVFGPQRTLVGFRGFGLVRMDAVRERAAPAAPATESEPDPQMDGGAPDLSPAEEIRSHDEVLFERLRETVAATLAELGTDEAAPEIPAPAEASVVPARSEMGLSNAERSAFREIARALGARFEAEEPPRDVVPPPASEQEPAPAEPAPAVPPTLDGDRVLDRLPIGVLVHRGNEILFANRSLLDLAGHETGADLAAGGIAGLFGSSPAPSGREQEGSPRAIATRQGESVPVEVRRAKAEWNGEPADLMTIRRIQDTEADRRLPVLEAELRLREGRMQELESILDTATDGVIVLDETGRIVSLNRSAEALFGYDQGEVVGDAITVLLAPESHIVALDYLEGLRSPGVQSLLNDGREVQGRVRQGGTIPLFMTMGRVHDGPGRKFCAVLRDITAFKKAEGELVGAKRAAEEASAQKSDLLAKISHEIRTPLNAILGFAEVMLEERFGPVGIDRYKEYLKDIHASGAHVISLVNDLLDLAKVEAGRMELAFTSVGLNGLVSACVTLLQPQAARDRIVVRTSFPEKLPPVVADERSMRQIVLNLVSNAIKFTDAGGQVIVSTALTDRGEVAFRVRDTGIGMTEKEIQAALEPFRQLATARKRGGTGLGLPLTKALVEANRGALQISSSPNEGTLVEVIFPPTRVLAE
- a CDS encoding NUDIX hydrolase, yielding MTGRAPSRPVPAVIAVVLRGDHVLLVRRANPPDAGLWGFPGGKIEYGETVADAALRELQEETAIAAQAGEVLATLDILDRDEGGHLRHHYILIAVRCILVSGEPLAGDDALEVRWFPVCQLDPARLPMSADVDTIARLALQASPA